In Juglans microcarpa x Juglans regia isolate MS1-56 chromosome 7D, Jm3101_v1.0, whole genome shotgun sequence, the following are encoded in one genomic region:
- the LOC121239021 gene encoding phosphoinositide phospholipase C 2-like gives MDMISENENEHEVSIPPAVSKKQPKQHFKVCFCFKRIFKHRVYEPPEDIKKLFEQYSENGTMTVEDMQRFLIDVQKESNASKDSAQAIFNSLKHLNMFHRKDLNFEAFYRYLLGDSNLAIPRVVHQDMQAPLAHYFIFTGHNSYLTGNQLSSDSSEVPIIDALKKGVKVIELDLWPNARGDGVEVCHGGTLTRPVELIKCLKAIRDHAFSVSDYPVVITFEDHLTPNLQSKVAQMVTKTFGELLYRPESHLKEFPSPESLKKKILISTKPPKEFHDQASSSSKDETCNIDVEQMQEVASHDRDDQTAEENAVPQYKNLIAIRAGKPKGEKDIWAIDPNTVRRLSLSEQELENAAKTRGTDIVRFTQKNLLRVYPKGLRLDSSNYNPMLGWMHGAQMVALNMQGYGKYLWIMQGMFRANGGCGYVKKPNFLLEVTPSNEVFDPSDIPRTQKTLKVKVYLGEGWHSDFRHTHFDRFSPPDFFVRVGIAGVPADEVMKQTKAIEDEWLPMWNEEFEFPLKAPELAVLRIEVLEYDTSGKNDFGGQACLPVSELRTGIRVIPLHNKKGDKYNSVKLLMRFEFLCSVNY, from the exons ATGGACATGATTTCGGAGAATGAGAACGAACATGAAGTTTCAATCCCCCCGGCCGTAAGTAAAAAACAGCCTAAGCAGCATTTCAAGGTCTGCTTCTGTTTCAAGAGAATATTCAAGCACCGGGTGTATGAACCACCGGAAGATATCAAGAAACTATTCGAGCAGTATTCGGAGAATGGCACCATGACCGTTGAAGACATGCAAAGGTTCCTCATCGACGTTCAAAAAGAAAGTAATGCCAGCAAGGACAGTGCCCAGGCCATTTTCAACAGCCTCAAACATCTCAACATGTTCCATCGGAAGGACCTCAATTTTGAAGCTTTCTACCGATATCTTCTGGGTGATAGTAATCTCGCTATCCCTCGTGTG GTGCACCAGGACATGCAGGCACCACTTGCTCATTATTTCATATTCACAGGCCATAATTCCTACCTAACTGGTAATCAACTCAGCAGTGATAGCAGTGAGGTCCCTATCATAGACGCACTGAAAAAAGGTGTCAAAGTAATTGAATTGGATCTGTGGCCAAACGCCCGGGGAGACGGTGTTGAAGTTTGCCATGGAGG GACTCTGACTCGTCCCGTGGAACtcataaaatgtttgaaagcTATTAGGGACCATGCCTTTTCTGTTTCTGACTATCCTGTTGTGATTACTTTTGAAGACCACCTAACACCAAATCTTCAATCTAAAGTCGCCCAG ATGGTCACTAAAACATTTGGAGAATTGCTATATCGTCCTGAATCGCATTTAAAGGAATTCCCTTCACCAGAatcattgaagaaaaaaatattgatttcaacCAAACCACCAAAAGAATTCCATGATcaagcttcttcttcatccaagGATGAGACATGTAACATAGACGTCGAACAG ATGCAGGAGGTTGCTTCGCATGATCGGGATGATCAAACTGCTGAAGAAAATGCTGTTCCTcaatataagaatttaattgCCATTCGTGCAGGAAAGCCGAAAGGTGAAAAAGATATCTGGGCTATTGATCCTAATACAGTTAGACGTCTTAGCTTGAGTGAACAAGAGCTTGAAAATGCCGCAAAAACACGTGGAACTGATATCGTCAG GTTTACACAAAAGAACTTGCTGAGGGTGTACCCTAAAGGTTTGCGCTTGGACTCATCAAATTACAATCCTATGCTCGGATGGATGCATGGAGCTCAAATGGTTGCACTTAATATGCAG GGATATGGGAAGTACCTTTGGATTATGCAAGGAATGTTCAGAGCCAATGGCGGTTGCGGTTACGTGAAAAAGCCAAACTTCTTGTTGGAAGTAACTCCAAGTAATGAGGTTTTTGATCCAAGTGATATACCACGAACTCAGAAAACTTTGAAG GTAAAAGTCTACTTGGGAGAAGGTTGGCATTCAGATTTCCGCCACACGCACTTTGATCGATTTTCACCACCGGACTTTTTTGTCAGA GTTGGAATTGCTGGGGTTCCAGCTGACGAAGTTATGAAGCAAACGAAAGCAATTGAGGATGAATGGCTACCAATGTGGAATGAGGAGTTTGAATTCCCATTGAAGGCCCCCGAATTAGCTGTTCTCAGGATTGAGGTCCTTGAGTACGACACATCAGGAAAAAATGACTTCGGAGGCCAAGCATGTCTACCTGTATCAGAGTTGAGAACCGGTATTCGAGTAATTCCATTGCATAATAAAAAGGGAGACAAATACAATTCTGTAAAGCTTCTTATGCGATTTGAATTTTTATGTTCCGTAAATTATTAA
- the LOC121239022 gene encoding probable pyridoxal 5'-phosphate synthase subunit PDX1 yields the protein MADTGVVTVYGNGAIYETAKKSPFSVKVGLAQMLRGGVIMDVVNAEQARLAEEAGACAVMALERVPADIRAQGGVARMSDPQLIKEIKQAVTIPVMAKARIGHFVEAQILEAIGIDYVDESEVLTPADEDNHINKHNFRIPFVCGCRNLGEALRRIREGAAMIRTKGEAGTGNVVEAVRHVRSVMGDIRVLRNMDDDEVFTFAKKIAAPYDLVMQTKQLGRLPVVQFAAGGVATPADAALMMQLGCDGVFVGSGVFKSGDPARRARAIVQAVTHYSDPDVLAEVSCGLGEAMVGINLNDDKVERYANRSE from the coding sequence ATGGCTGACACCGGAGTGGTCACCGTTTACGGTAATGGAGCGATATACGAGACCGCCAAGAAATCTCCGTTCTCTGTCAAGGTGGGTCTCGCCCAGATGCTCCGCGGCGGGGTCATTATGGACGTGGTGAACGCCGAGCAGGCTCGGCTCGCTGAGGAGGCAGGTGCGTGCGCCGTCATGGCTCTGGAGCGTGTACCGGCGGATATCAGGGCCCAGGGTGGAGTGGCCCGCATGAGTGACCCACAGCTGATCAAGGAGATCAAGCAGGCTGTGACCATCCCTGTTATGGCCAAAGCCCGCATCGGGCACTTCGTGGAGGCCCAGATCCTGGAGGCCATCGGGATCGACTACGTGGACGAATCCGAGGTGCTCACACCGGCCGACGAGGACAATCATATCAACAAGCACAACTTCCGTATCCCCTTCGTCTGCGGCTGCCGGAACCTCGGCGAGGCCCTTCGGAGGATCCGCGAGGGCGCGGCGATGATCCGCACCAAGGGTGAGGCCGGAACCGGCAACGTGGTCGAGGCCGTCAGGCACGTGCGCTCGGTCATGGGAGACATCAGGGTACTGAGGAACATGGACGACGACGAGGTCTTCACCTTCGCCAAGAAGATCGCTGCGCCGTACGACCTCGTGATGCAGACCAAGCAGCTCGGGAGGCTGCCCGTCGTGCAATTCGCTGCGGGCGGGGTCGCGACCCCCGCCGACGCTGCGCTGATGATGCAGCTGGGATGCGATGGCGTGTTCGTGGGCTCCGGAGTGTTCAAGAGCGGGGACCCGGCGAGGCGAGCGCGGGCCATTGTGCAGGCCGTGACCCATTACAGTGACCCAGATGTGCTTGCGGAGGTGAGCTGCGGGTTGGGCGAGGCCATGGTAGGGATTAATCTCAATGATGATAAGGTTGAGAGGTACGCAAACCGGTCCgagtag
- the LOC121239512 gene encoding uncharacterized protein LOC121239512, whose product MEDELERLWEGFNLTEEEKLEVPLSEVATRRSKLRGKKSLIIFIVMEKSLNREALKLTMTKLWNPEGRIVFNEVGHNRFIIEFHKEVDIERVLKGIPWSFDKHLICVQDFDSSTPPTEINFTHEPFWIQLHGMPLAAMNIEGGESIGASVGEVITVDVDGEGIEWGKFLRIRLNMDITKPLARGRLIRMDRTQRWIEFKNERLPLLCFQCRIVRHLDRNCAFTKNRSQTKVEEKSQYGQWLRATTINSIGRGDNRYGGKGNRNQATPNQMNLKEQLPILPMEEAQGINLLRIETEVATEITKENNYQEMRPLQEKAMTSRIINNGKKVCNEESQKFPITEDSPLEIHVFQNKSSNQENGNIWQLQVFMVILLLHKKKGASSY is encoded by the exons ATGGAGGATGAATTAGAACGACTGTGGGAAGGCTTTAATCTCACAGAGGAAGAAAAACTGGAAGTTCCACTCTCTGAAGTAGCAACTAGGAGATCAAAACTGAGAGGTAAAAAAAGTCTTATAATCTTTATAGTTATGGAAAAAAGCTTAAACAGGGAAGCTTTAAAGCTGACCATGACTAAACTTTGGAACCCAGAGGGCCGGattgtttttaatgaagtgggGCATAATAGGTTTATAATTGAATTTCATAAGGAAGTGGATATTGAGCGTGTTCTTAAGGGCATACCTTGGTCTTTTGATAAACACTTGATTTGTGTCCAAGATTTTGATAGCAGCACACCTCCTACtgaaataaattttacacaCGAACCATTTTGGATTCAGTTACACGGTATGCCTCTGGCAGCTATGAATATAGAAGGAGGGGAAAGTATTGGTGCTTCTGTGGGAGAAGTAATTACAGTAGATGTTGATGGGGAAGGTATTGAGTGGGGAAAATTTCTTAGAATCAGACTTAATATGGACATTACCAAACCTTTAGCAAGAGGAAGATTGATAAGGATGGATAGAACCCAAAGATGGATCGAGTTTAAAAATGAAAGACTTCCACTTCTTTGTTTCCAGTGTAGAATTGTTAGGCATCTGGATAGGAACTGTGCTTTCACAAAAAACAGGAGTCAGACTAAGGTAGAAGAAAAATCCCAATATGGTCAGTGGCTGAGAGCTACAACCATCAATTCAATTGGAAGAGGAGACAATAGATATGGGGGAAAAGGAAACAGAAACCAGGCTACTCCAAATCAGATGAATTTGAAAGAGCAACTTCCTATTTTACCTATGGAAGAAGCACAAGGTATAAATCTTCTAAGGATAGAAACTGAGGTAGCCACTGAGATTACTAAAGAAAATAACTACCAAGAAATGAGGCCCTTGCAGGAGAAGGCTATGACCAGTAGAATCATTAACAATGGGAAGAAAGTTTGTAATGAGGAGAGTCAGAAATTCCCTATAACAGAAGACTCTCCACTAGAAATTCATGTTTTTCAGAACAAAAGCTCCAACCAA GAAAATGGAAACATTTGGCAATTACAGGTTTTTATGGTAATCTTGTTACTGCACAAAAAGAAGGGAGCCAGCAGCTATTAA
- the LOC121239020 gene encoding putative serine/threonine-protein kinase-like protein CCR3: protein MTIRPAFFAITITLIHVSLLPPTVVYGLGTASTTAVAYGTTTVCGIVAAEPTQRIQCYQNGQIISVQPNISFEAISGGGSFFCGLRSRGLSLLCWDTSSSNHSFKPKRIYNSDKVKLTDLTVGDAQVCAREVNSGMVKCWRGSNDDSSKFPPHGEALRFRAITSGSGFSCGILKKNSRVLCWGNGYLGYEIQVQFANLSMSNLVAGESHACGLTTTGRLVCKGHNDSNQLNVPFSSAYQFSGLALGADFTCAIRVRNGMVVCWGGKNGNEFESNAIENISFESIVAGLDFVCGLTTSNLSIICWGPGWSNLPSEIPLRRMIPGPCVQATCSTCGTYPDSEALCNGSGNICKSCEIELPVAVPGQPVASASPPTKARNKVSLAFVVVGSVGIFAGICTIIFCLWAALCGFLRMNVRNSVQPTSAEANADNAAAMPHVGSSVPTSRSYSINRQASVTLRRQRSGSSISSKNADRTQTFSFSELSTATNNFSLENKIGAGSFGSVYKGKLADGREVAIKRAETSVKTKKFQEKEIAFDSELALLSRLHHKHLVGLVGFCEEKNERLLVYEHMSNGALRDHLHDEKNVENTSSILNSWKMRIKIALDAARGIEYLHNYAVPPIIHRDIKSSNILLDANWTARVSDFGLSLILESESEHEPTSTKAVGTVGYIDPEYYVLNILTTKSDVYGFGVVLFELLTGKKAVFRNDQDNGASPMSVVEHAGPLILEGELRKVLDRRVGPPEMNESEAVQLVAYIATSCVNLEGQERPSMSDIVANLERALALCEDHDCNLSPTTWSIHSD, encoded by the coding sequence ATGACAATTCGACCCGCCTTCTTCGCCATCACCATCACTCTCATTCACGTATCTCTTTTGCCTCCAACTGTCGTTTACGGCCTTGGCACGGCCTCCACCACCGCAGTCGCCTACGGCACTACAACAGTCTGCGGCATCGTGGCCGCTGAGCCCACCCAGAGAATCCAATGCTACCAAAATGGCCAAATCATTTCAGTCCAACCCAATATCTCCTTTGAAGCCATCTCAGGTGGCGGCAGCTTCTTCTGCGGCCTCAGGTCCCGTGGCCTCAGCCTCCTCTGTTGGGACACTAGCTCATCCAACCACAGCTTTAAACCAAAACGTATATATAACAGTGACAAGGTCAAACTCACGGACCTAACGGTGGGTGATGCTCAAGTTTGTGCCCGAGAGGTCAACTCTGGAATGGTCAAGTGCTGGAGAGGAAGTAACGATGATAGTTCTAAATTCCCACCACACGGGGAAGCATTGAGGTTTCGTGCAATCACATCTGGGAGTGGGTTTTCATGTGGGATTTTGAAGAAGAACAGCAGAGTTCTTTGTTGGGGAAATGGTTATCTCGGATACGAGATTCAGGTACAGTTTGCCAATTTGTCGATGTCGAACTTAGTTGCTGGAGAGTCTCATGCCTGTGGTTTGACAACGACTgggaggttggtttgtaaaggGCACAATGATTCGAATCAACTGAATGTTCCTTTTAGCTCTGCTTATCAGTTTTCTGGTCTGGCGTTGGGAGCAGACTTTACATGCGCTATTAGGGTAAGAAATGGAATGGTGGTATGCTGGGGAGGAAAAAATGGAAACGAATTTGAGAGCAATGcgattgaaaatatttcatttgaatCTATCGTTGCAGGTTTAGATTTTGTATGCGGGTTGACAACGAGTAATCTGTCGATTATTTGCTGGGGACCAGGGTGGTCTAATCTCCCAAGTGAGATTCCACTGAGAAGGATGATTCCGGGTCCATGTGTTCAGGCTACTTGTAGCACATGTGGTACGTATCCAGATTCTGAAGCTCTGTGTAATGGGTCTGGGAATATATGCAAGTCTTGCGAGATTGAACTCCCAGTTGCAGTGCCAGGGCAGCCGGTAGCATCAGCTTCTCCACCAACCAAAGCCAGGAACAAGGTTTCATTGGCGTTTGTGGTTGTTGGATCAGTTGGCATTTTTGCGGGCATTTGCACAATTATCTTTTGTTTATGGGCTGCCCTATGCGGTTTCTTGCGCATGAATGTGCGTAATTCTGTGCAACCCACGAGTGCTGAGGCCAATGCGGATAATGCTGCTGCTATGCCTCACGTTGGTTCTAGTGTCCCAACTTCAAGATCATATTCCATCAATCGCCAAGCCTCCGTCACTTTGAGGAGGCAGAGAAGTGGGTCATCTATATCATCCAAAAATGCGGACAGGACCCAGACATTTTCTTTCTCAGAGCTTTCCACTGCCACCAACAACTTCTCATTGGAGAACAAAATTGGTGCTGGGAGCTTTGGCAGTGTTTACAAAGGTAAGCTCGCGGATGGCCGCGAAGTGGCCATCAAAAGGGCAGAAACTTCTGTCAAAACCAAGAAATTTCAGGAAAAAGAAATCGCATTCGACTCTGAATTGGCATTGTTGTCTCGGCTCCACCACAAACATTTAGTGGGGTTAGTCGGATTCTGTGAGGAAAAGAACGAGAGGCTTTTGGTTTACGAGCACATGAGCAATGGTGCACTGCGTGACCATTTGCACGACgagaaaaatgttgaaaatactAGCAGCATTTTGAATTCTTGGAAAATGAGGATCAAAATTGCCTTAGATGCTGCTAGGGGAATTGAGTATCTACATAATTACGCAGTTCCACCCATAATTCATAGAGACATCAAGTCTTCAAATATACTTTTAGATGCGAATTGGACTGCGAGAGTGTCCGATTTTGGATTGTCATTAATATTGGAGTCAGAATCTGAACACGAACCCACGTCAACCAAGGCTGTTGGAACAGTTGGCTACATAGATCCTGAGTACTATGTCTTAAACATTTTGACAACAAAGAGTGATGTCTATGGTTTTGGGGTGGTCTTGTTTGAGCTTTTGACAGGGAAGAAAGCTGTGTTCAGGAATGATCAAGACAATGGGGCGAGTCCCATGAGCGTGGTGGAGCATGCTGGGCCACTTATATTGGAGGGAGAGCTGCGAAAGGTGTTGGACAGAAGGGTTGGGCCGCCGGAAATGAATGAGTCCGAGGCAGTTCAGCTGGTGGCTTACATTGCTACTTCTTGTGTGAACTTGGAGGGACAGGAAAGACCTAGCATGAGTGACATTGTTGCCAATTTGGAGAGGGCACTGGCACTTTGTGAGGACCATGACTGTAACCTTTCTCCTACTACATGGTCCATTCATTCAGACTGA